The Lytechinus pictus isolate F3 Inbred chromosome 15, Lp3.0, whole genome shotgun sequence genome contains a region encoding:
- the LOC135156910 gene encoding hepatocyte nuclear factor 4-alpha-like — protein MSMVNSVAILDIVRRMKQLAQKFQALKTTQDEYFYLKLLILLNPDAKNLSQPSRVRSYQERVQENLFDLGMAREGISASMKIGELLLKLSELERLSHLIKEHLVFTQVAGQLGPRNYSNLANMLEDD, from the exons ATGTCGATGGTCAATTCGGTAGCAATCCTGGACATTGTGCGGAGGATGAAGCAGCTGGCCCAGAAGTTCCAAGCTCTGAAGACAACGCAAGATGAATACTTCTACCTCAAACTTCTTATACTTCTAAACCCAG ATGCGAAAAACCTCTCCCAGCCATCAAGGGTACGCAGTTACCAGGAAAGAGTCCAGGAGAATCTCTTTGACCTTGGCATGGCAAGGGAAGGCATCTCTGCAAGCATGAAGATAGGAGAGCTCCTCCTCAAGCTCTCAGAGCTTGAACGTCTCTCCCATCTCATCAAGGAGCACTTAGTCTTTACACAGGTTGCGGGACAGCTTGGTCCTAGGAACTACTCAAACCTTGCGAATATGCTGGAAGATGACTAG